The Populus alba chromosome 4, ASM523922v2, whole genome shotgun sequence genome contains a region encoding:
- the LOC118055954 gene encoding uncharacterized protein isoform X1, whose product MESVVATVSGYHGSERFNLIKLISQSGASYVGAMSNSTTHLVCWKFEGRKYELASKFDTLVVNHRWVEECVKQGKRVPEYPYMLESGQEVGPLVLDVPKVDKLGSLNKKRKPLSDKSNNCEDSERRIVDVDCEDSGLAAWSDSFLLNDVKSLVPDVGKNNSNLFKSKLKKAKKPSKQENCSSSRCCFQDPTFSGLVGLEHGGSSYNSSRHEESDIVPNMHFVRGRRNTFSNTGSALAEPSRKGRRLMKKNVARDNLETVLSDSDQEWHPVRLYKNNKSKSTAKRTGCKRKLDIFEAEVTSDVAVINNRVSAVESLDDIEEGTHWNHLPVSEYSNSCPEGALTASEIADSSGSAAENLNAKVKDMDQFESVARLPAPAELSCVICWTEFSSTRAVLPCGHRFCYSCIQEWADHMASRRRISTCPLCKAGFSIITKVEDAATSDQKIYSQTIPHASSTVDVFFSMLQEQNKFGAEPSFGSVCCECRSREPEDLLIRCHLCETRCIHSYCLDPPLSPWICTHCKDLQMLYHHNR is encoded by the exons ATGGAATCTGTGGTGGCAACTGTTAGCGGTTACCATGGCTCCGAGAGGTTTAACCTAATTAAGCTCATCTCTCAATCTGGTGCGAGTTATGTTGGTGCAATGTCAAATTCCACTACACATTTG gtatgttggAAATTTGAAGGGAGGAAATATGAGCTAGCCAGCAAGTTTGATACTCTTGTTGTCAATCATCGATGGGTCGAAGAATGTGTTAAGCAAGGAAAGCGTGTTCCGGAGTATCCTTACATGTTGGAAAG TGGACAAGAAGTGGGGCCTTTAGTCTTGGACGTCCCAAAAGTTGATAAACTTGGGTCCTTGAATAAGAAGAGAAAACCGTTGTCTGACAAATCCAACAATTGTGAGGACTCTGAAAGACGAATAGTTGATGTGGACTGTGAAGATTCTGGCCTTGCAGCATGGAGTGATTCCTTTTTGTTGAATGATGTAAAG AGTTTGGTTCCTGATGTTGGGAAAAACAAcagtaatttatttaaatcaaagctcaaaaaggcaaaaaaacctTCGAAGCAGGAAAACTGTTCAAGTAGCAGATGCTGTTTTCAGGACCCTACTTTTTCTGGGCTAGTTGGATTGGAG CATGGAGGTTCAAGTTATAATTCTTCAAGACATGAAGAGTCAGATATTGTGCCTAACATGCATTTCGTGAGAGGAAGGAGGAATACTTTTAGCAATACTGGAAGCGCTTTGGCTGAACCTTCTCGTAAAGGTCGAAGGCTTATGAAGAAAAATGTTGCCAGAGACAATTTGGAAACTGTGCTTTCTGATTCTGACCAAGAGTGGCATCCAGTTAGACTTTATAAGAACAATAAAAGTAAATCAACAGCTAAACGTACAGGTTGCAAAAGGAAACTTGATATATTTGAAGCTGAAGTAACATCTGATGTTGCTGTGATTAATAATAGGGTTTCAGCAGTTGAGTCTTTGGATGACATTGAAGAGGGAACACATTGGAATCACTTACCTGTTTCTGAGTATTCAAATTCATGTCCTGAGGGTGCACTGACTGCATCAGAAATAGCAGATAGCTCTGGCTCTGCTGCTGAGAATTTAAATGCAAAGGTTAAAGATATGGATCAGTTTGAATCTGTAGCCAGATTACCTGCTCCAGCGGAGTTATCATGTGTTATATGTTGGACAGAATTTAGTTCAACCAGAGCTGTGTTGCCATGTGGTCATCGATTTTGTTATTCATGCATTCAAGAATGGGCTGATCACATG GCTTCCAGGAGAAGAATTTCAACCTGTCCTTTGTGCAAGGCTGGTTTTTCAATCATAACAAAGGTGGAGGATGCAGCCACCTctgatcaaaaaatttattcacaAACTATACCGCATGCCTCATCAACAGTAGATGTTTTCTTTAGTATGCttcaagaacaaaataaatttggtgCTGAG CCCTCATTTGGATCAGTGTGTTGTGAATGCCGTAGTCGGGAACCAGAGGATCTACTCATTAGATGTCATCTGTGCGAGACTCGATGTATCCATTCCTACTGCCTGGACCCTCCTTTGTCACCATGGATATGCACTCACTGCAAGGATCTTCAAATGCTTT
- the LOC118055954 gene encoding uncharacterized protein isoform X2: MLESGQEVGPLVLDVPKVDKLGSLNKKRKPLSDKSNNCEDSERRIVDVDCEDSGLAAWSDSFLLNDVKSLVPDVGKNNSNLFKSKLKKAKKPSKQENCSSSRCCFQDPTFSGLVGLEHGGSSYNSSRHEESDIVPNMHFVRGRRNTFSNTGSALAEPSRKGRRLMKKNVARDNLETVLSDSDQEWHPVRLYKNNKSKSTAKRTGCKRKLDIFEAEVTSDVAVINNRVSAVESLDDIEEGTHWNHLPVSEYSNSCPEGALTASEIADSSGSAAENLNAKVKDMDQFESVARLPAPAELSCVICWTEFSSTRAVLPCGHRFCYSCIQEWADHMASRRRISTCPLCKAGFSIITKVEDAATSDQKIYSQTIPHASSTVDVFFSMLQEQNKFGAEPSFGSVCCECRSREPEDLLIRCHLCETRCIHSYCLDPPLSPWICTHCKDLQMLYHHNR; this comes from the exons ATGTTGGAAAG TGGACAAGAAGTGGGGCCTTTAGTCTTGGACGTCCCAAAAGTTGATAAACTTGGGTCCTTGAATAAGAAGAGAAAACCGTTGTCTGACAAATCCAACAATTGTGAGGACTCTGAAAGACGAATAGTTGATGTGGACTGTGAAGATTCTGGCCTTGCAGCATGGAGTGATTCCTTTTTGTTGAATGATGTAAAG AGTTTGGTTCCTGATGTTGGGAAAAACAAcagtaatttatttaaatcaaagctcaaaaaggcaaaaaaacctTCGAAGCAGGAAAACTGTTCAAGTAGCAGATGCTGTTTTCAGGACCCTACTTTTTCTGGGCTAGTTGGATTGGAG CATGGAGGTTCAAGTTATAATTCTTCAAGACATGAAGAGTCAGATATTGTGCCTAACATGCATTTCGTGAGAGGAAGGAGGAATACTTTTAGCAATACTGGAAGCGCTTTGGCTGAACCTTCTCGTAAAGGTCGAAGGCTTATGAAGAAAAATGTTGCCAGAGACAATTTGGAAACTGTGCTTTCTGATTCTGACCAAGAGTGGCATCCAGTTAGACTTTATAAGAACAATAAAAGTAAATCAACAGCTAAACGTACAGGTTGCAAAAGGAAACTTGATATATTTGAAGCTGAAGTAACATCTGATGTTGCTGTGATTAATAATAGGGTTTCAGCAGTTGAGTCTTTGGATGACATTGAAGAGGGAACACATTGGAATCACTTACCTGTTTCTGAGTATTCAAATTCATGTCCTGAGGGTGCACTGACTGCATCAGAAATAGCAGATAGCTCTGGCTCTGCTGCTGAGAATTTAAATGCAAAGGTTAAAGATATGGATCAGTTTGAATCTGTAGCCAGATTACCTGCTCCAGCGGAGTTATCATGTGTTATATGTTGGACAGAATTTAGTTCAACCAGAGCTGTGTTGCCATGTGGTCATCGATTTTGTTATTCATGCATTCAAGAATGGGCTGATCACATG GCTTCCAGGAGAAGAATTTCAACCTGTCCTTTGTGCAAGGCTGGTTTTTCAATCATAACAAAGGTGGAGGATGCAGCCACCTctgatcaaaaaatttattcacaAACTATACCGCATGCCTCATCAACAGTAGATGTTTTCTTTAGTATGCttcaagaacaaaataaatttggtgCTGAG CCCTCATTTGGATCAGTGTGTTGTGAATGCCGTAGTCGGGAACCAGAGGATCTACTCATTAGATGTCATCTGTGCGAGACTCGATGTATCCATTCCTACTGCCTGGACCCTCCTTTGTCACCATGGATATGCACTCACTGCAAGGATCTTCAAATGCTTT